One Erysipelothrix amsterdamensis DNA window includes the following coding sequences:
- a CDS encoding response regulator transcription factor, which produces MKKILIVDDDKEIRDLMKRYLEIDGYEVVVASDGNDAMKYLDESIKLVILDVMMPEITGFEVSEVIRKKYNVPILFVSAKATEQDKFVGFSVGGDDYLSKPFSFSELSLRVKSLLRRYIQYDRATENISEKNHVNTIDSITIDLDKGITFKDGLPLDLTEREFRILKLLATNRGKIFSIQSIYENVWQDEYLYSSANTVMVHIRNLRKKIEICPENPKIIKNIWGRGYKID; this is translated from the coding sequence ATGAAAAAGATACTTATTGTTGATGATGACAAAGAAATCAGAGATTTAATGAAGCGTTATTTAGAAATCGATGGATATGAGGTTGTAGTGGCTTCAGATGGAAATGATGCAATGAAATACCTCGATGAAAGTATAAAACTTGTAATACTCGATGTTATGATGCCTGAAATTACAGGCTTTGAGGTCAGCGAGGTAATAAGGAAAAAATATAATGTTCCAATTTTATTTGTTTCCGCAAAAGCTACGGAGCAAGATAAATTTGTAGGTTTTTCTGTTGGTGGTGATGACTATCTTAGCAAACCATTTTCTTTTTCAGAGCTAAGCCTTCGTGTAAAATCACTCCTAAGACGTTATATTCAATATGATCGTGCAACTGAGAATATTTCTGAAAAGAACCACGTTAATACGATTGATTCAATTACAATTGATCTTGATAAAGGCATTACGTTTAAAGATGGGTTGCCTCTGGATTTAACGGAGCGGGAATTTCGAATTCTCAAATTATTAGCCACAAATCGTGGAAAAATTTTTTCAATCCAAAGTATTTATGAGAACGTTTGGCAGGATGAGTACTTATACTCATCTGCAAATACAGTCATGGTGCATATTCGTAACTTAAGAAAAAAAATTGAAATTTGTCCGGAAAATCCGAAGATAATAAAGAATATCTGGGGTAGAGGTTATAAAATTGATTAA